The Phycisphaeraceae bacterium genome has a window encoding:
- a CDS encoding DMT family transporter, producing MSRPANAPPSLALGVITVVLTLVGWSSVPLFLRHFAESIDFWTSNGWRYGFSALVWLPVLIVVAFKRALPPGLWRAALIPSAVNAAGQVCFTWAHYRIDPGLLTFGLRSQLLFVAIGAWLLFPKERAIIRTRSYLLGAGLLVAGMIAVIALDGANDGNGDAVRTLAATVEAASATGVERGTRAAHLEGVTLAILSGLLFACYGLAVRKYMDGINPVIAFAAICQYTAAALVALMLFLGVEAGWSVFALGADGFLVLLVSALIGIAIGHVFYYIAIARLGVAVTAGVLQLQPFLVAIGSLALFSEVLTPWQWVGGCVAVTGAMLMLSVQYRMSRRKPSLEKPLAIAEGESGG from the coding sequence ATGTCACGTCCCGCCAACGCGCCGCCCTCGCTCGCCCTCGGCGTCATCACCGTGGTGCTGACGCTGGTCGGCTGGTCGAGCGTGCCTCTGTTCCTGCGGCATTTCGCCGAGTCGATCGACTTCTGGACCAGCAACGGCTGGCGCTACGGCTTCAGCGCGCTGGTGTGGCTGCCCGTTCTGATCGTCGTGGCATTCAAGCGGGCTCTGCCGCCCGGTCTGTGGCGGGCCGCGCTCATCCCCAGCGCGGTCAACGCGGCGGGACAGGTGTGCTTCACCTGGGCGCACTACCGCATCGACCCCGGTCTGCTGACGTTCGGCCTGCGCAGCCAGCTGCTGTTCGTGGCCATCGGCGCGTGGCTGCTGTTTCCGAAGGAACGGGCGATCATCCGCACCCGCAGTTACCTGCTGGGCGCGGGATTGCTCGTGGCGGGAATGATCGCCGTGATCGCGCTCGACGGCGCGAACGATGGGAACGGTGACGCCGTGCGGACCCTTGCCGCAACGGTGGAAGCCGCCTCCGCCACCGGGGTCGAGCGCGGCACGCGGGCGGCTCACCTCGAAGGCGTCACGCTGGCGATTCTCAGCGGGCTGCTCTTCGCCTGCTATGGATTGGCCGTGCGCAAGTACATGGACGGCATCAACCCCGTGATCGCCTTCGCCGCGATCTGCCAGTACACCGCCGCCGCCCTGGTGGCGCTGATGCTCTTCCTGGGCGTGGAGGCGGGGTGGAGCGTCTTCGCGCTGGGGGCGGACGGATTCCTGGTGCTGCTGGTGTCGGCGCTGATCGGCATCGCCATCGGGCACGTGTTCTACTACATCGCCATCGCCCGGCTGGGCGTGGCGGTGACGGCGGGCGTGCTGCAACTGCAGCCATTCCTGGTAGCGATCGGCTCGCTGGCCCTCTTCAGCGAAGTGCTCACTCCCTGGCAATGGGTGGGCGGGTGCGTGGCCGTGACCGGCGCCATGCTGATGCTGAGCGTGCAGTACCGCATGAGCCGCAGGAAGCCGTCGCTGGAGAAGCCGCTGGCGATCGCGGAAGGGGAGAGCGGGGGGTGA
- the rpsD gene encoding 30S ribosomal protein S4, whose protein sequence is MARYLGPKVKLSRRVGVPIMDVPKHTAKRQLTPPGVHGFRGRRPKDFGIRLTEKQKLRYHYNVLERQFRKYMAAAARSKGNTGERLLQLLERRLDNVIRRAGLTRTIWAARQLVVHGHVLVNGRKVDRPSYSVEVGDVVTVKPKVEKLVRENMESMAGHIVPGWIDFNPAELTTRVIAMPTSDQIPFEVNTNLIIEFYR, encoded by the coding sequence ATGGCCAGGTACTTGGGGCCGAAGGTCAAGCTTTCCCGTCGCGTCGGCGTGCCGATCATGGACGTGCCGAAGCACACCGCCAAGCGTCAGTTGACGCCTCCGGGGGTGCATGGTTTCCGCGGTCGAAGGCCCAAGGACTTCGGCATCCGCCTGACCGAGAAGCAGAAGCTCCGGTATCACTACAACGTGCTGGAGCGTCAGTTCCGCAAGTACATGGCCGCCGCCGCCCGCTCCAAGGGCAACACCGGCGAGCGTCTGCTGCAGCTGCTGGAGCGCCGTCTGGACAACGTCATCCGGCGCGCGGGTCTGACGCGCACGATCTGGGCCGCCCGTCAACTGGTGGTGCACGGCCACGTGCTGGTGAACGGACGCAAGGTCGATCGCCCCAGTTACAGCGTCGAGGTGGGCGACGTGGTGACGGTGAAGCCCAAGGTCGAGAAGCTGGTGCGTGAGAACATGGAGTCGATGGCTGGACACATCGTGCCCGGCTGGATCGACTTCAACCCCGCCGAGCTGACCACCCGGGTGATCGCCATGCCCACGTCGGACCAGATTCCGTTCGAGGTGAACACCAACCTCATCATCGAGTTCTACCGGTAA